The Hymenobacter oligotrophus genome has a window encoding:
- a CDS encoding riboflavin synthase, with the protein MFTGIIEALGTVRDVRQEGTNRHFVIEAPFNGELQIDQSVAHDGVCLTVVALDAAASTHTVTAIDETLQKTNLGTWAVGRQVNLERCLSANGRFDGHIVQGHVDLTATCEAVEDQNGSWLYRFRHETGPGRVTVEKGSICINGVSLTCFNSTDDGFSVAIIPYTYEHTTFQHLRPGDTVNLEFDIVGKYVAKLLGK; encoded by the coding sequence ATGTTCACCGGAATCATCGAGGCCCTAGGTACCGTGCGCGACGTGCGCCAGGAGGGTACCAACCGGCATTTTGTAATTGAGGCCCCGTTTAACGGGGAGCTGCAAATCGACCAAAGCGTGGCCCACGACGGCGTGTGCCTAACGGTGGTGGCCCTTGATGCGGCAGCCAGTACGCACACCGTTACGGCCATCGACGAGACGCTGCAGAAAACCAACCTAGGCACTTGGGCCGTGGGCCGGCAGGTGAACCTGGAGCGCTGCCTTTCGGCCAACGGCCGCTTCGACGGGCACATCGTGCAAGGCCACGTTGACCTGACGGCTACCTGCGAAGCGGTGGAAGATCAGAACGGCTCGTGGCTGTACCGCTTTCGCCACGAAACCGGCCCCGGACGCGTTACCGTCGAGAAGGGCTCCATCTGCATCAACGGCGTGAGCCTGACCTGCTTTAACAGCACCGACGACGGTTTTTCGGTAGCCATCATTCCGTACACCTACGAGCACACCACTTTCCAGCACCTGCGCCCCGGCGACACGGTGAACCTGGAGTTTGATATAGTGGGCAAGTACGTGGCGAAGCTGCTGGGTAAGTAA
- a CDS encoding phosphodiester glycosidase family protein, whose amino-acid sequence MPRAIVRLVWACLALLLALAVVWWRRAGADGFVSYRVDLRRQHLVLYWHDEHGRPLRSLGALQAWLAGQGRTLRFATNGGMYGAGNVPVGLLVQAGRRVVPLDTAAAGRGNFYLQPNGVFYLTAGGRAGVCRTADFGRVGPVAYATQSGPMLVINGQLHPAFRAGSANRYVRNGVGVLPDGRVLLAMSKEPVNFHDFARYFQQQGCRNALYLDGFVSRTYLPAQDWVQTDGDFGVMIGVTDR is encoded by the coding sequence ATGCCCCGTGCCATCGTTCGCTTGGTTTGGGCCTGCTTGGCGCTGCTGCTGGCACTGGCCGTGGTTTGGTGGCGCCGGGCTGGTGCTGATGGGTTTGTGAGCTACCGGGTTGATTTGCGCCGACAGCACTTGGTCCTGTATTGGCACGACGAGCACGGCCGCCCGCTGCGCAGCCTAGGTGCTTTGCAGGCTTGGCTGGCCGGGCAGGGCCGCACCTTGCGTTTTGCAACCAACGGCGGCATGTACGGGGCCGGCAACGTGCCGGTGGGCTTGCTGGTGCAGGCCGGCCGCCGCGTGGTGCCGCTCGATACGGCCGCGGCCGGCCGCGGCAATTTCTACCTCCAACCCAACGGGGTATTTTACTTAACTGCTGGTGGCCGCGCCGGCGTGTGCCGTACTGCGGACTTCGGGCGGGTTGGGCCGGTGGCCTACGCCACGCAGTCGGGCCCCATGCTGGTGATTAATGGGCAACTGCATCCGGCTTTCCGGGCGGGCTCGGCCAACCGGTACGTGCGCAACGGTGTGGGCGTGCTGCCCGATGGGCGGGTGCTGCTGGCCATGTCGAAGGAGCCGGTGAATTTTCACGATTTCGCCCGTTATTTTCAGCAGCAAGGGTGCCGCAACGCGCTGTACCTCGATGGGTTCGTATCGCGCACGTACTTGCCGGCGCAGGATTGGGTGCAGACCGACGGGGATTTTGGCGTGATGATCGGGGTGACCGACCGCTGA
- a CDS encoding phosphatase PAP2 family protein, giving the protein MIEQLQQLDRWLLVSANKAHTPGLDRFMIFFTDRFVWFPAYLVMVIALGYYFGRRAVLLLPLMGLCVALADFISSRFFKPFFARLRPCHDPQVSETLNLVNGCGGKFGFISSHAANAFSLAVFVCLALPRRFWPVKALVLLWAATVSYSRIYLGAHYPSDVLAGTTLGALLALGCYWLYRRGVQRWMPTEVA; this is encoded by the coding sequence TTGATTGAACAACTGCAGCAGCTCGATCGATGGCTGCTGGTGTCGGCCAATAAGGCCCACACCCCCGGCCTCGATCGGTTCATGATATTTTTCACCGACCGCTTTGTGTGGTTTCCGGCCTACCTGGTGATGGTAATAGCCCTGGGCTATTACTTCGGCAGGCGGGCCGTACTGCTTTTGCCGCTCATGGGCCTGTGCGTGGCGCTGGCCGATTTCATTTCGAGCCGCTTCTTCAAGCCCTTCTTCGCGCGTCTTCGCCCCTGCCACGACCCGCAAGTTTCCGAAACCCTGAACCTGGTAAACGGCTGCGGCGGCAAATTTGGCTTTATCTCGTCGCACGCGGCCAATGCGTTTTCGTTGGCCGTGTTTGTGTGCCTAGCACTGCCCCGGCGCTTCTGGCCCGTGAAGGCGCTGGTGCTGCTGTGGGCTGCCACGGTAAGCTACAGCCGCATCTACCTAGGGGCCCATTACCCGTCCGACGTGCTGGCCGGCACCACCCTGGGTGCTTTGCTGGCTTTGGGCTGCTACTGGCTGTACCGGCGCGGCGTACAACGCTGGATGCCCACTGAAGTCGCCTAG
- the hemF gene encoding oxygen-dependent coproporphyrinogen oxidase, which produces MTTDTDTTLVPFRQTVEQWMRHFQKWLYTTLETTDGSATFQPDYWQHHSGGGGETRVIQNGNILEKGGVNFSAVWGRMDERAAKQLLMPDPNYFATGVSVVQHPRSPRVPISHMNVRYFEAGNGEAWFGGGLDLTPIYVDVKQARWFHEQIAEVCQRHNPTYYQRFKDWADEYFFLTHRQETRGVGGIFFDRLTVGKDGDRDELFAFVQDVGEVYGRTYSELMRRNAELPYGDDEVKWQMIRRSRYAEFNLAIDRGTKFGLETSGRTESILMSLPPRCEWHYNMQPAPGTPEAETQQWLKKGVNWLDNSPTSLD; this is translated from the coding sequence ATGACGACCGATACCGATACCACGCTCGTGCCCTTTCGCCAAACCGTGGAGCAGTGGATGCGCCACTTTCAGAAGTGGCTGTACACCACGCTCGAAACCACCGACGGCAGCGCTACCTTTCAGCCCGATTACTGGCAGCACCACTCGGGCGGCGGCGGCGAAACGCGCGTTATCCAAAACGGCAATATCCTGGAGAAAGGCGGCGTAAATTTTTCGGCCGTGTGGGGGCGGATGGACGAGCGCGCGGCCAAGCAGCTGCTCATGCCCGACCCCAACTACTTTGCCACGGGCGTATCGGTGGTGCAGCACCCGCGCAGCCCTAGGGTGCCCATTTCGCACATGAACGTGCGCTACTTTGAGGCCGGCAACGGCGAAGCGTGGTTTGGCGGCGGCCTCGACCTCACGCCCATTTACGTCGACGTAAAGCAAGCCCGTTGGTTTCATGAGCAAATTGCCGAGGTGTGCCAGCGTCACAACCCCACCTACTACCAACGCTTTAAGGACTGGGCCGACGAATATTTCTTCCTGACCCACCGCCAGGAAACCCGCGGCGTGGGCGGCATCTTCTTCGACCGCCTCACGGTGGGCAAAGACGGCGACCGTGACGAGCTGTTTGCCTTTGTGCAGGACGTGGGCGAAGTGTACGGCCGCACCTACAGCGAGCTAATGCGCCGCAACGCCGAGCTGCCCTACGGCGACGACGAAGTGAAGTGGCAAATGATCCGCCGCTCGCGCTACGCCGAGTTCAACCTGGCCATCGACCGCGGCACCAAGTTTGGCCTCGAAACCAGCGGCCGCACCGAAAGCATCCTGATGAGCCTGCCCCCGCGCTGCGAGTGGCACTACAACATGCAGCCCGCGCCCGGCACTCCCGAGGCCGAAACGCAGCAATGGCTGAAAAAGGGCGTAAATTGGCTCGACAATTCGCCCACTTCGCTTGATTGA